From Danio rerio strain Tuebingen ecotype United States chromosome 2, GRCz12tu, whole genome shotgun sequence:
taattacactgttgaccatcccttacaccttaacccacccttgaACCTACCcaaaccaccaaacctgtccataacccaacctctatcccaactcaaaagcaccacaagtgttctcaaatacattataaacacagtaagtacattgtatttattttttgatgtaagtatatagtagttaaggtcacttaatataaagtgggaccaatactttttaagaccctgtggacaCCCTGTCTTCACTAACAGCAAAATCCATTCAAGAGAGAACAGCGTGGCATTTAGAATATTTCAGAATCAATGCAGAATCGAtatcaaacgtttttttttttttttttgcccaaagCTCTCATATACTCAATTAAAACATCGAGTACCTCTCCGTGAGAGGCGTGTGTCTGGGTCTGTGTCCACAAACAGCTTCATCTTGAACAGATCCCGAATCTCCTGCGAGTAGAACATGAGAATCCCCTCAAACAGAACCACATCTGCTGGATACAACGTCAAAAACTCATCCTTCCTGTAAGAGAACGAATGATTCAGATGACCAAACGCCCAAAATAGACACTTGAACAGGACCGGGAGAGCACCACTGACCTGGAATGGGTAACGAAGTCATACACTGGGATGTGCACGGTTTTCCCCTGAATGATGTCACGCAGAGTCTTCATGATCAGCTCACTGTCGAAAGCATCTATGGATTAAGGAAACATTGGGTGGATTATTTTCTATTCAATATCTGTGTGTAGATCTAAAGATGCGAATTAGATCTGTGTTCAAAACTGGAATCCAGTGATGCCTCGCTATAATGCGATTCACTTTTTGTGGCCAAGCAGtttcactgatttttttttcatgcaattgacatgctttttttctacGGCGCagtgtgttctgcatcctgattggcaGTAGACCACTGTGGAATCCATTTTCTCCATGCCATGTctactgtacagtacagaatgtgttcagcttgccaaatttacatacattttcaaTTGCAAGCAGTGTGATTCTGAAGtgttgtactgtatgtttgcaagttttctccccacaatgtcGACGAAACGTTCTGCAGAAGAAGATGCTAACCACTGCACAAAATGttgaacttctggacatgctaaaggaaggtagaaatTAATTGTCTGATAAATAAATggagtaaataaatgaagatcaaatggttttgatctttggtttcattctataataatggacttatttttctacgaAGGTTTGATCTTTGAGAGTGTCTAAACAAAAGAAAAGTGAGAAAATGTTAATGCCAATTAGAGAAATGTGTATAAagagtgtagtgaggggttttacagccttaaaacatctataataattgtaaaaactaAAGCTACTTCACAGATTTTGCCTATTGCGGactatttttagaacgtaacttccacgaataacgagggaccactgcATCAGATccaacatttgtgaataaagcagtgtttttatCCAATGTGTGATGATAAACTGGCACTAAATATCAGAAAGATAAATGGagtctttttttaatgtagtaAATTACTTGcgcttaaagcctggtttatacttctgcgtcaagtgaccgacGTAACAAACAGCACAttcaacgcgcgtagctgtgcatttatacttctgcgcgctgtctctgtcggtctgcaataacacttccataacgctagttggcagtgaggtgctAATGTGTCTctatgtcgagtttcttcgctggtgttttgttctttctgaacgtttccgggatgtacaagtggctcaaactcgctcattttgaggcaggaactgacggacgtgcaacaactttaactatgaggtaaatgcaaaacaaaactttccatttgGAGctacttcacgggactccacacttgtaaacaatcgcgccatcgggctcgcgcggctctcggtcccgcccagattcatcagcgctaccaagccgaccaatcacagagctcgtGTTACGCGTCATTGGGCCGTAGGGCTATGCATCGACGCGTAGGCTGTGCCGTAGCATACTCGTGcctttgacgcagaagtataaatcagccttaagaagaAAAAGTCAAATTTTGGTGGAATTTGACACTCCTTGGGAGCGCAGCTAGGGCCTGTCAAGATATCCATTTTTTTGCTGAGCAACATATTGCACCCAAATTAATTGCGAAGAACATGCCACTTTCTAACTTCTTATATcgctaataaaaaattattttttacataattcaggtaaaatgttttaaagaacattttatttttaagaatgtttaggtttgaaattgaaacatgaaaaaatatcttaaaacgaatatgtaataataataatacatttctaataactacaatcttttatttttgcaatgacaacagtaaataatattattctgcttatttttaagtttttttttcaagtttttctaaatcttatgaagatttagaaaaacttgttcatgcttttatcagcagcagtgcggattactgtaatggactcctcactggtcttcctaaaaagacagtcagacagttgcagctcatccagaatgctgcagccagaattctaaccagaaccagaaaattagagcacatcacacctgtcctcaggtctctacactggctgccagttacattcagaatagattttaaagtattattactggtctataaatcactaaatggcctaggacctaaatacattacagatatgctcactgaatacaaacccaacagatcactcagatctttagatcatataaactagaagttccaagagctcagtcaaagcagggggaatcagctttcagccactatgccccccgctgctggaatcagcttccagaaatgatcagatgtgctccaacattaggcacattcaaatcaagactgaaaacacatctgctgtgcctttactgaatgagcactgtcatgcgtccgacagattgcatcatgtttttctcttcttcttcattcttttatatcacattttacctgtttttatgttttgttttgacgcatttttattatttgtttttatttttattttacttgtttcttttattcttgtttatgtaaagcactttgaattgccactgtgtatgaaatgtgctatataaataaacttgccttgccttattttgttagataatagTAGtcagcttaactaggttattacgttaactaggcaagttataaTGAATAGGCAAGTTGAtcatccacttcaaatgttattgaCTACTGTAGATGACATATTGATGGAGTACCTGGATGATCGAAGTTGAACTGGCCCTTGACTGCTTTGGCCTTCTGTTCGGGCGTGAGCTCCCTGTAAAAGCTGTCCTGACTGAGAATCACCACCTGACGCTGATGCCGGTCAATCTTATTCTGGCCCAGCAGCTCCATGATCTTCTCACATACTGAAGACTAAGACGAAACACAACATGACTTAGTCAGCAAGCTGTCCAGATCACACTTAAACAACAGAAACGGGAGCATTATGTTTATTAAGCCTACTGTATCACATTTGACATTTAAATTACTAAGACCGCTAAGTTAATCACATGATTAAAACTTTGCTGAAAACTCAGTGTATATGGGTTTTAATATTTCAGAGAAACCCTTGCTAGAGTGaaacaattttagtttatttatttaaaataccttgttttgttttgtattaaaaagaaacatttatttgttcatcATGTGGAATATAATTTAATGTAGCATTTTTATggtaatatcattcattcattttcttttcagattagtccccttattaatcaagggtctccacagcgaaatgaactgccaacttatccagctaaatgctgggagaacatgcaaactacacacagacacgccaactgacttagccgaggcttgaaccagcaaccttcttgctgtgaggcgatcatgctacccactgcgccaccgtggaGCCCACTAATATTAAATTTAGCAATCATTTTTCATAGATCTGTACAATGATTTACAGGCTTGTAAAGGGTCCCAAGTAGGTCACAGTTTGTCATGAAATTTTtggttaaaaattattaatttaagcgatattaaattaattattaataaaagaaaatgttataAATATCATGTATACAATATATACCATTTTATATTATACCATTTAGGGCAGCATGACATTGGAAAGATCTGATGATTCAATTTTTTGTTTTACTGCGATGATTTGAATGGCCCTATTAGGAAAGATGTCATTCATTTAGATCGACTGGGATGCTCAAGTCCTTTTCTATACAGTGCATCtgcaaaaattgaaataaattgcaatcaaaaagaaatgaatagtgaaaacacacacacacgcacacgcgcgcgcgcgcacacacacacacacacacacacacacacacacatatatatatatatatatatatatatatatatatatatatatatatatatatatacacagttgaagtcagaattatcagcccccttttgatttttattttcttttttaaatattttctaaatgatgtttaacagagcaatgaaattttcacagtatgtctgataatattttttcttctggagaaagtcttatttgttttatttcggctagaataaaagcagttattatttttttaaaaacatttttgggacaatattattagcccctttaagctaattttttttcgataatctacagaacaaaccatcgttatacaataacttgcctaattaccctaacctgcctagtcaacctaattgacctagttaagcatttgaatgtcactttaagctgtatagaagtgtcttgaaaaatatttagtcaaatattatttactgtcatcatggaaaagataaaataaaacagttattagaaataagtttttaaaactattatgcttagaaatgtgctgaaacaatcttcccagaacagaacagatattggcgaaaaaaataaacaggggcgctaataattctgactgcaactgtgtgtgtgtgtgtgtgtgtgtgtgtgtgtgtgtgtgtgtgtgtgtatatatatatatatatatatatatatatatatatatatatatatatatagaatgctcagcatatacaagtacacccctcacaaatctctcattttaattcatatttttaatgggaagctatacaatattataattgtGCATATAAATTAGATAAGTCAGTGCTAAAGACAAATCTAgggctaatctaacaaaataacttataacaATGGCCCAAAacgagtacacccaaatgtatatgttagagaaaaatattacatatggaattaaaaaaagcaaaaattcaagagaaacttaaaataatttttaatgttgttgacattttgtagtttatgtatttttttcataatgaattgaatttaattgtattatctttctatttttaaagatgttctgtgactaaaatattatcttaacaaatatatctgtttaataaacctgttttgttcaaatgcaccaaaagaTATTACCTATAATCACTGAGAAATTAAAAAAGATATTCATTTTCAAACTATGttgtactcgtatatgctgaacactgtatgcacaaacacatatatacacacaccttaCATGGTCAAAGAGATGCATATTTAACACAAGAAATAAAATtgtcattccaaacctttatgacttttaATTGTAGCCAAGGTAGCCAATAGCCACTCAAATAgttcaacaatttatttttaaattattttaaaattagaaaGATTTGCTGAATTATAAAACACATAAATGAGTATTAAGTGTTTAGATTTGCATATGTAAAGCATGATGCAGTGAGAATAGATTTTAAATTCTGAGTGTAGTATATTTAGCCTTTTTTCTTCATTATTTAATTTGAAGTTtacaatttatgtatttatttttctattttaacatgaataaataatgatgtaatttaCCTTTGGTTGTAAATGCCATTTAAATGTACTATAGGTAAAGGACTCTTCTCATTAGTGTGTGTAGAC
This genomic window contains:
- the uck2b gene encoding uridine-cytidine kinase 2-B, which codes for MAGDSETHLKDRAENGHAVRQPFLIGVSGGTASGKSSVCEKIMELLGQNKIDRHQRQVVILSQDSFYRELTPEQKAKAVKGQFNFDHPDAFDSELIMKTLRDIIQGKTVHIPVYDFVTHSRKDEFLTLYPADVVLFEGILMFYSQEIRDLFKMKLFVDTDPDTRLSRRVLRDISERGRELEQVLNQYITFVKPAFEEFCLPTKKYADVIIPRGADNLVAINLIVQHIQDILNGGFTKRQNGFQNGHGTPRQRRTSESSRPH